The nucleotide window ATCATATATCTTTGACCGGGTATTTCACTTGCAGACCTCAGCAAATCTCAAGGTTTATTATGTGACTTGTTATTCTCTTATTGCTGGAATTATTATTTTTGGTGGACTTCTAGCACCCACTGTAAGTCATTCATGCTCTCTACATTTGGAATCTAGTCTCTCTCTAGTTGGTTTGTTCTTTTAAGAAGAGAATGAATGGAACGTGTTCCCGAGAGGATAAATCATTTGGAGGGAAATAATCCATTATATATACGAAAATTAGAAAGGAGATGATCACTTTTAATAAACATCTGATTTTAACATGAAAATACACATGATAGAATTAGATATTGTTTTTGGAATCATATTCTATTTCCTTACATGTCTTATTTCTTCTTCCCGTACCCTAGCTGGAGCTTAAGCTAGGACTGGGGGGCACATCATATGCAGATTTCATCCGTAGTGTACATCTGCCAATGCAGTTGAGGTATGATTGATCCTCTTGGTTTGTAGTGGATGTTTATTATTAGGTATAGCTTAAGCTCGCTTGAATGCTACCTTTTTAACCACGAAGAAGTTGATGTCCTTTTGGTTTCAGTGTAACACTTATCGCAATTGCTGCAAGCCAGCTTATATATACTTAGAAATATTAGTGGGAAATTAATTTCTTAGACAAGTTTGGCTTCTAGAAAGAAGTGGCATCTGTCTTTGTTACCAAATCTTAAACTGCGCATGCAATTTTGTTTCATTGTGGTATTATGTAACGTGGTTCCATTGGTGGTAAATGCAGTCAGGTTGATCCTATAGTGGCATCCTTCTCTGGAGGAGCAGTAGGGGTTATCTCAGCCTTGATGGTAGTCGAAATAAACAATGTTAAACAGCAAGAGCATAAACGGTGCAAGTATTGTCTTGGAACAGGTATATTCCTGAAACATTCTGTTTTCCTAGGGTTCCAAGTACCCAGGTTCTAGACCCAAGTGCAATTATATGCATAGGTTTTAGTTCGGTTAGTCAATATTAGTTTGGATTGTTTCAGGTTTTAGTTCATCTATACTGTAATAGTTAAGGGTGATATCAGTTCAATTTAGTTCCGTTAGGTATTTTAGATTTTTTGAACCGTCCGTCATAATTCGGGTCGGCTCAGTTctcaatttttatatattagttttttgttttggatttttagacttattttaacaaaataaacTTTGCTTTATAGCTTTTGAATATATTTGACAAAATTTCAAAgccttttttataaatatttctaaaaaacaataaaattttaataacttttaaattattttaaatataaaatatttatttttatattataaaaaaattaaaatcaattatatattaaataaaaaataaaatttgattcagTTTTGGATAACCGCGTTTTTTAAACTTGTATTCCATAAACCGTCCAAACACCTCTGTTCGGATCAGTTTTTCTTGTTCAGTGCTAGTAATAGTTTGATTCTACAGTCTACACTTTCTGGTAAGCTCAGACATGTACTTGTAAAGTTTCAAAAAGAAGATACTGTATTTTATCCTCCGGTAAATGCAGGATATCTTGCTTGTGCTCGCTGCTCAAGTACCGGATCACTTGTTCTTACTGAACCAGTCTCGACACTAAATGGTGGAGACCGTCCTTTATCAACCCCCAGAACGGAAAGATGTTCAAACTGTTTGGGATCCGGAAAGGTTTGTCATCTAAAAATATATGGTCTCATTGGTGTGTTGTTTACTTGTGCATATATCGACCGGGAAATTTGATGGCTTTCGTTATTTACCTTTCTTTTCCAGATATAGCATTATTTCGCATCATTCATTTGTTCACTCGTGACCCTTTTTTGATAACTTCGGCAGGTGATGTGCCCTACTTGTCTTTGCACCGGAATGGCAATGGCAAGCGAACACGACCCACGAATTGATCCATTTGATTAGAGGTGACATTCTCATTCTCTTTATTATTGGTTTTCAAATGTAGATACAAACAAGATAACCAATCCTTTGTATATATACAAACATCCTAATAGTCTTCCCTTGCTGCAACAAAAATCGTATTTGTATTTGTACTATTTTCCAAAACAATCCTGTTTTTGAAATGAAAAACTTCAATCCTCCTTTCACTTCTTCCAATCATTATACTTTGATAAGTTTTTAGACTTGACAAACAAGGTTAGTAACATGATTTGTACCGAAACTTGTAGTTCATATAAAAAGGAAACCTGGATTTGGTAAAATCATATCATACATACAGGTATGCAGCTGGATCTAGGCGTCTCGTAGGAAAATTACTTAAACTATTTCGGGGCTTCTAGCTGCTCCTCTCAACAATGTCGTTTTCTAAATTTAAACTTGTGTCTTCCATTGGGAATGCAATGTGCCTCATAATTGCACCCAACTCTTGATTATTTGTAAATACTTTACCACTTTGTTTatgattgaattattgaataagtttttttataaatataattttaatattaaattttttttcaccCAAATCACGTGTGAAAAAATCTAATATAGATAAAAGATTTTTGTAAAGTTCAATTTTATCTTAACTTAGTTGGCCTCATTGTTGCAACAACTTGGTAGGTGTGGGTTCTAGTGCATAGTATTTTTCAATTTAAGAGTTTGACGAGAGTTAtagataatttaaaatttatataaaaaaattgtaaaGATGAGATTGAAGATTGATTAGGTAGAATTAAGACAGTGCTTCCAACAGTCATTAATAGGTTAAAGAGCAATAATGTTGGTTTCATGTTTCTCGATTGCGGATAACATATATTTCCTATCCTAAGATCCATATGAATATACAGTGTTCAAATATTGAAAAGAAATGAGTATACTCGTATTCAACTCTTGCCTTCAAATCTTGAATTGAGATATCATAAGtttgttgtattattatttttattggttGATATCTGAGTGAAGAAGTAAGATATTAAATTATTGGAGTGTCAAAagaattttaattatgattatatcTGTTCTTTTTGAGACAAAGCATATACTTATTTAAGTCCATTtctaacccataaataggaggataatatacTTCAGTGCATTTAAACCCGCGTACTCTTACATTGGGAATGAAACTCATGCTAATCGAGCTAAGATTTAATCGGCATCAACTAATAGAGACTTGAAATGtgaattttaattaaaacaatttttttcttagaattttgttAACAAAAACAATAATCAGGTTGGTAGTAAGAAATACATGagtattatcatatttatgcttGATTGTTGGTAATAAAAAGCTAACAATCTTAAAAATAACTTGAACTTAAGATGACATCAGATATAAAATGATCTCAGCAAATAATTCGGATTGACCAAAGCTGAATGTCAAACAAGAATGACAAAACCCAAAATGACCCGATTTGTAACAAACTTAAACGATCATAATTTAAACTTGAaataatctaaattaataatcGACTCGAAAATATTAAAACTTAAATTGATACATTCAAATTAATTTCAAACTCAATTACTAAATTAAAGTTatctaaatttttcatttttcgaATTTACTATTCAAGGTACTTGAATTTTTGGATAAAATTGGATTAATTTAGACTCGATTTCAATTCCAAAGTTatataaatcttaaattcatGAAAAGTCTGAAAAAATTGGAACCGGTTCATTGCAACATAAAACGCGGTGGCATACAAGTTACACCCAATATGTTGAATGTCGTTTAGCCGTAAAGTGCTGTTTTGTTTTTCAGCCACAATTTATTAACCTGGATAAACATGATGATCGCAAACATTGcaaaatctcaaatttaaaaacatataattatatCCACCTCTTGTCATCCATAGTTTATATCCACAAACCCATACCTTAAACATTTAAATATACatacatgtatgaatgaatgtCAATATGTCATAAAAGTTATATTTTGGAATGTTGTGCTTTAAATCAACTTGTAATGATcagcatttcaagcatttatgaTTTGAGTTTAAATCGTCATAGCTGACCCAACTTTTTCTCACTATATATATTTGCATGATTTTAGCATCCCACAACGtgtatttcttttcattttcttgctctgttttCTGGGTTTTTTTTTCCTTGAAGTCCAAACAGAATGTCTGGAGACAAAAATCCGAGTTCGTTTACTATTGGAAACACAGCACAAGAGAAGGGTTTGGATTATGTTCCGGAATGTTACGTCGTTTCGCCTTCGAAATCTTCAAGTTCGGGTACAGAGAAAGCTCGAATTCCGACCATCGATATGTCTCGGTTACGAATGAATGGCAATAAACGCTCAATCGCCATTGAAGAACTTAGTGAAGCTTGTCGCCACAGGGGCTTCTTTCAAGTGAGTATTTTTTTCCCTTGGTTTTTCTTTGACTCTAATTTCTGGTTTCGATATTTAGTTCGAGCTTAATTAAGTATTGTTTTTTAAATTCGAGTTCAACTTAAAAATATAATCGAATTACTTCAATTTATATTTGAACTCCATTAAGCTAATTAAGTATCACTAAAAGTGATAGTTATTGTTAGTTTTGATTcccaaatatttataattttaatccgaatttttaatataaatttatgcctctatttttaatataaagaTGCTTAAATTTGGTTGACTCGATAATTATCGAATTGAATTCGAATATTTTTTTAGGTTTAAATTGAATACACCTGTGTATATTAAGAAAGTAGGTatgttcattttatttatttatttatttttgcattAGGTTGTGAACCATGGGATTAGCCAATCTATTCTCGATGAAGCACTCGCAGTGGCGTTCGGTTTCTTCGATCTGCCAAGTGAAGAGAAGCTTAAATTCAAGTCAAATGACGTTTACAACCCGGTACGGTACGGCACAAGCTTGAAAGACGGGGCTGACAAGGTCCAATTTTGGAGAGTTTTCCTCAAGCATTATGCACATCCC belongs to Gossypium arboreum isolate Shixiya-1 chromosome 7, ASM2569848v2, whole genome shotgun sequence and includes:
- the LOC108466271 gene encoding protein ORANGE-GREEN, chloroplastic-like is translated as MVCLSRVLTISCTVKPSPPYKPPSLSSRFVHKKCELKSRWRSMATEPDSSSSAPSVESDSPADKTAAGFCIIEGPETVQDFAKMELQEIEDNIRSRRNKIFLQMEEVRRLRIQQRIKSAELGISKEEQESELPNFPSFIPFLPPLTSANLKVYYVTCYSLIAGIIIFGGLLAPTLELKLGLGGTSYADFIRSVHLPMQLSQVDPIVASFSGGAVGVISALMVVEINNVKQQEHKRCKYCLGTGYLACARCSSTGSLVLTEPVSTLNGGDRPLSTPRTERCSNCLGSGKVMCPTCLCTGMAMASEHDPRIDPFD